A genomic stretch from Setaria viridis chromosome 1, Setaria_viridis_v4.0, whole genome shotgun sequence includes:
- the LOC117862307 gene encoding CLIP-associated protein codes for MEAALEAARAKDTKERLAGVERLHEALEAAARRGLSAAEVTSLVDTCMDLARDGNFRIAQGGLQAVSAAAVLAGDHFKIHLNALVPAAVERLGDGKQPVREAARQLLVTLMEVSSPTIIVERAGNYAWTHKSWRVREEFVRTVAAAVGLFASTELPLQRVLLSPVLQLMNDLNRSVRDAAISCIEEMYKNMGSQFHEELQRHNLPAYMLKEINSRLDKIEPNAPSSNGARMQCRANESRSISANPKRGSPRKKSAPRESTLFGGGMDINEKPVEPIRVHSEKELVRDFEKVASALNPEKDWSIRIAAMQRIEALVYGGAMDYPSFLMLLKQLVPPLSSQLSDRRSSIVKQACHLLNVLSKELLGDFEPSAEIFIPVLFKLVVITVLVIAESADNCIKSILRNCKVSRVLPLIADTAKNDHSAILRARCCEYALLILEYWADTPEIRRSADLYEDLIKSCVADAMSEVRAMARTCYRMFTKTWPERSRRLFMSFDPAIQRIINDEDGGKHKRHPSPSLHERGVQLSRASSHAGGNHFGYGTSAIVAMDKGAAISSESSLSSSSLLLSQSKTIGRSAERSIESVLSSSKEKVSAIESLVKGVSMSDRHNFSAIRSTSLDHGVDHTSSHDPPTLSATRASYSSLNGITSSRNDGSSKERSSSPYLRNLSSELISGLSLPSLRSSGRSQDGSTMEENHDTWPTRRSPKVQMHKHYVDMPNRDVRYRNSLNSHVPHFQGPLRKQVASRASASGRHRFDDDHVPSNDMRGYTNGLASLNDALSEGLSPSSDWEARVAAFNFIQILLQQGQKGIQDITQHFEKVMKLFFCYMDDSHHKVAHAAFSTLADIIPAFKKHFESYVERILPHIFSRLIDPKELVRHPCSSTLEIVGQTYSIDTLLPALVRSLDEQRSPRAKLAVLEFANKSFDNYTVDSEGYSNSGFLKLWLTKLAPLIHEKNAKLKEASISGMISVYSHFDSAVVINFILSLSIDEQNIVRRALKQYTPRIEVDLVNYLQNKKERPHPKSYDQVDSSASSEDGYALTFKKSFPFGRFSDSLVDTESRKKMNTVQESALLNVPISRTTSDVCTDHAKQCFGRASEADVLMQSRELKNNTCTVVEAVHSWADYPEKSDATMDDENSTGTTRLDLGHLPSDGHSSALAISGEHTQEGDPFVDRSSVNIIPHTSNGPSVPHLLHRIGNGGEVSCLDRQEALRQLVRASTNKDNFIWKKYFNQILTTVLEVLDDADSSVREISLLLVAEMLHNQKDSMEQSIEIVLEKLLHVTKDDVAKVSNEAHQCLYVVLAKYDPFRCLAIIVPLLASDDEKTLVMCINCLTKLVGRLSHDELVTQLPSFLPAVFDAFSNQSPDVRKAVVFCLVDMYIILGKEFVPYLEGLSSTQLRLVTIYANRISQARSGAPVAATQ; via the exons ATGGAGGCCGCgctggaggcggcgcgcgccaAGGACACGAAGGAGCGGCTGGCGGGCGTGGAGCGTCTGCACGAGGCGCTGgaggccgcggcgcggcgcgggctgAGTGCCGCGGAGGTGACGTCGCTGGTGGACACCTGCATGGATCTCGCCCGCGATGGCAACTTCCGCATCGCCCAGGGCGGGCTGCaggccgtctccgccgccgcggtgctcgCCGGCGACCACTTTAAGATCCACCTCAACGCGCTcgtgcccgccgccgtcgagcggctAGGCGACGGTAAGCAGCCCGTCCGCGAAGCCGCCCGGCAGCTGCTCGTCACCCTCATGGAG GTTTCTTCACCGACAATCATTGTTGAAAGAGCTGGAAATTATGCATGGACTCACAAGAGCTGGAGAGTGCGGGAAGAGTTTGTACGCACAGTTGCAGCTGCAGTTGGGCTTTTTGCTTCTACAGAGCTCCCGCTTCAGCGAGTGTTACTTTCACCT GTTCTGCAATTGATGAATGATTTGAACCGAAGTGTTAGAGACGCTGCGATCTCATGTATTGAG GAGATGTACAAAAACATGGGATCTCAGTTCCACGAAGAGTTGCAGCGCCATAATCTACCTGCTTACATG CTAAAGGAAATAAATTCAAGGTTGGATAAAATAGAACCAAATGCTCCCTCATCCAATGGAGCTAGAATGCAGTGTAGGGCCAATGAATCTAGATCTATTAGTGCTAATCCAAAAAGAGGCAGTCCAAGGAAAAAAAGCGCGCCAAGGGAAAGCACATTATTTGGAG GTGGCATGGATATCAATGAGAAGCCAGTGGAACCCATAAGAGTTCACTCAGAGAAAGAATTAGTTAGAGATTTTGAGAAGGTTGCATCTGCCCTTAATCCAGAGAAGGACTGGTCTATACGTATTGCTGCTATGCAAAGGATTGAAGCCTTGGTATATGGAG GTGCTATGGATTATCCATCATTTCTTATGCTCTTAAAGCAGCTGGTTCCTCCATTGTCTTCTCAGCTATCCGACCGACGATCCAGCATAGTTAAACAG GCATGCCATCTACTTAATGTACTATCAAAGGAACTTCTTGGTGATTTTGAGCCAAGTGCTGAAATATTTATTCCG GTACTTTTTAAGCTTGTTGTCATAACTGTGCTTGTGATTGCCGAATCCGCAGACAACTGCATAAAATCT ATCCTGCGTAACTGCAAGGTTTCACGTGTTCTTCCACTTATAGCTGATACGGCAAAGAATGACCACAGTGCAATCCTCCGTGCTAG GTGCTGTGAATATGCACTCTTAATATTGGAGTATTGGGCGGACACTCCAGAAATACGCCGCTCAGCTGATTTATATGAAGACCTAATAAAGTCATGTGTTGCAGATGCAATGAGTGAG GTCCGTGCAATGGCAAGGACTTGCTATAGGATGTTCACTAAGACATGGCCCGAGCGTTCACGCCGACTGTTTATGTCATTTGATCCTGCCATACAGAGG ATAATAAATGATGAAGATGGTGGCAAGCACAAGCGGCATCCTTCTCCATCATTGCATGAGAGAGGAGTCCAACTTTCTCGTGCTTCATCACATGCAGGTGGTAACCATTTTGGATATGGTACTTCAGCTATTGTGGCAATGGACAAGGGTGCAGCTATTTCTTCTGAATCGTCTCTCTCGTCTAGCAGTCTTTTATTGTCACAGTCAAAGACAATTGGTAGAAGTGCTGAAAGAAGTATAGAGAGTGTGCTGAGTTCAAGCAAAGAAAAGGTTTCAGCCATTGAAAGCTTAGTGAAAGGTGTAAGCATGTCAGATAGGCACAATTTCTCTGCTATTCGCTCAACAAGCTTGGACCATG GAGTTGACCATACATCCTCTCATGATCCTCCTACCCTATCTGCTACACGTGCTTCATATTCATCCCTTAATGGAATAACTAGCTCAAGAAATGATGGTTCATCCAAAGAACGATCAAGCTCACCTTATTTGCGTAATCTATCATCTGAACTGATATCAGGCTTGTCACTGCCATCTTTAAGATCTTCAGGGAGGTCTCAAGATGGCAGCACTATGGAGGAGAATCATGATACATGGCCAACCAGGCGATCACCAAAAGTGCAGATGCACAAACACTATGTGGATATGCCCAATAGGGATGTCCGTTACAGAAATTCACTCAATAGTCATGTTCCACACTTCCAGGGGCCTCTTAGGAAGCAAGTAGCATCAAGAGCTTCTGCAAGTGGAAGGCACAGATTTGATGATGATCATGTCCCATCTAATGACATGCGTGGCTATACTAATGGTCTGGCATCTCTAAATGATGCACTCTCTGAGGGCCTTAGTCCAAGTTCAGACTGGGAAGCTAGAGTTGCAGCATTCAACTTCATTCAGATACTGCTGCAACAAGGACAGAAAGGCATTCAAGATATTACTCAGCACTTTGAAAAGGTTATGAAGCTGTTTTTCTGTTACATGGACGATTCTCATCACAAAGTTGCACATGCAGCTTTCTCCACACTTGCAGATATTATTCCAGCATTCAAAAAACATTTTGAGAGCTATGTTGAAAGAATTTTACCACACATCTTTTCAAGGCTTATCGATCCAAAGGAATTGGTTCGACATCCATGTTCCTCAACCTTGGAAATTGTTGGCCAAACATATTCTATTGACACATTATTACCTGCACTTGTACGTTCACTGGATGAACAAAGGTCCCCAAGGGCAAAATTGGCTGTTCTTGAGTTTGCAAACAAATCATTCGACAATTACACAGTAGATTCTGAAGGTTACAGTAACAGTGGTTTTCTTAAGCTCTGGCTTACAAAACTAGCACCTTTAATACATGAAAAGAATGCTAAGTTGAAGGAAGCATCTATTTCTGGAATGATATCAGTTTATTCTCATTTTGATTCAGCCGTAGTCATAAATTTCATCCTTAGTTTGTCGATTGATGAACAGAATATTGTGAGGAGAGCTTTGAAGCAATATACTCCTCGTATTGAGGTCGATTTGGTCAACTACCTTCAGAACAAGAAAGAACGTCCACATCCCAAATCTTACGATCAAGTTGATTCTAGCGCTTCTTCTGAAGATGGTTATGCTCTGACATTTAAGAAAAGCTTCCCATTTGGACGCTTTTCTGATAGTTTAGTTGACACTGAATCAAGAAAAAAGATGAATACTGTGCAGGAATCAGCATTACTTAACGTTCCCATCAGTCGAACTACCTCTGATGTCTGCACTGATCATGCTAAGCAATGTTTTGGACGTGCCTCTGAAGCTGATGTTCTCATGCAAAGTAGGGAACTAAAGAACAATACCTGCACAGTTGTAGAAGCTGTGCATTCATGGGCAGATTATCCTGAGAAATCAGATGCAACCATGGATGATGAAAATTCTACGGGTACTACTCGCTTGGATTTGGGCCATCTTCCATCTGATGGACATAGTTCTGCTCTAGCAATTTCTGGGGAGCACACTCAAGAGGGAGATCCATTTGTTGATCGTAGTTCTGTAAATATTATCCCACACACCAGTAACGGCCCCAGCGTACCACATCTTCTTCATCGG ATTGGCAATGGTGGTGAAGTTTCATGCCTAGACAGGCAGGAGGCGTTACGACAGTTGGTTAGAGCTTCCACCAATAAAGATAACTTTATATGGAAAAAG TATTTCAACCAGATTTTAACAACTGTCCTTGAAGTGTTGGATGATGCTGATTCCTCTGTGAGGGAGATTTCTCTGTTGTTAGTTGCTGAGATGCTCCACAATCAG AAAGATTCTATGGAACAATCCATTGAGATTGTTCTTGAAAAGCTCCTGCACGTCACCAAAGATGATGTTGCGAAG GTTTCAAATGAAGCACATCAATGCTTATATGTAGTCTTGGCAAAATATGACCCTTTTAGATGCCTTGCT ATTATTGTGCCTTTGCTGGCTAGTGATGATGAAAAGACACTTGTCATGTGTATCAATTGTTTGACAAAG CTTGTTGGGCGGCTCTCACATGACGAATTGGTTACTCAACTGCCTTCATTTTTACCTGCAGTGTTTGATGCTTTCAGTAATCAGAGTCCAGATGTTCGCAAG